The Pochonia chlamydosporia 170 chromosome 1, whole genome shotgun sequence genome window below encodes:
- a CDS encoding F-box domain-containing protein (similar to Metarhizium robertsii ARSEF 23 XP_007818088.2), which yields MQPSPPAGQDGQLIHGFQISLASLQHSPASSLSEGVWLEDVSDTPLRGPSDELASQSLPEATDAQPCSSYLVDSYSGMGAAMDNCRSAELVVDMDASSDIDGAVEDGPQSCDESNDTQLTPNPHSLVTTAVNSLAPLECLPNEVLLNVLGFLDVGDLLATSRTNHLLRSLSLAPILHHYRLRRNRQILPPLLSSPSRPTVADLIARSIFLTHTSVVSRRLAWSLVSIRLSRRLAARPSPEALVQRCVLPKECVPGMASVHIAPGIVAKRKAIEKEKVKDGLRRWIAAKWKGEHREREEELRRWHESKGIGRVWKLTKFWERV from the exons ATGCAGCCATCACCCCCGGCAGGTCAGGATGGCCAGCTCATCCATGGTTTCCAGATCAGTTTAGCCTCGTTACAACATTCTCCAGCCTCGTCATTATCCGAGGGGGTCTGGCTAGAAGATGTATCGGACACTCCACTTCGTGGCCCGAGTGATGAGCTGGCCAGCCAGTCTTTACCAGAGGCTACTGATGCCCAACCCTGTTCTTCATATCTTGTCGATTCGTATTCAGGGATGGGGGCTGCGATGGACAATTGCCGTTCCGCAGAACttgttgttgacatggacgccaGTTCTGATATTGACGGGGCTGTCGAGGATGGGCCGCAAAGTTGTGATGAAAGCAATGATACCCAGTTGACCCCTAACCCACACAGCCTTGTTACTACTGCCGTGAATTCTTTGGCTCCCCTGGAATGCCTACCTAACGAGGTGCTGCTTAATGTCCTTGGGTTCTTGGACGTTGGTGATTTATTGGCCACATCTAGG AccaatcatcttcttcgaAGTTTATCCCTCGCTCCTATCCTTCACCATTATCGACTTCGGCGTAATCGCCAGATCCTGCCTCCGTTGCTTTCATCTCCCAGCAGACCCACGGTCGCGGACCTCATTGCGCGGTCCATCTTTCTCACTCACACATCCGTCGTTTCCCGCCGCCTGGCGTGGTCCCTGGTCTCGATCCGTCTATCACGAAGGTTAGCTGCTCGACCTTCTCCCGAGGCTCTTGTACAGCGATGTGTTCTGCCCAAAGAATGCGTGCCTGGCATGGCATCAGTTCACATTGCACCAGGCATAGTAGCCAAGAGAAAGGCCATTGAAAAGGAAAAGGTCAAAGATGGACTAAGGCGCTGGATCGCGGCGAAATGGAAGGGTGAGCATAGGGAacgggaggaggagttgagACGATGGCATGAGAGCAAGGGAATAGGCCGTGTTTGGAAGCTGACCAAGTTTTGGGAACGT GTTTGA